From a region of the Agromyces ramosus genome:
- the qcrB gene encoding cytochrome bc1 complex cytochrome b subunit, whose product MSTVSTRSPAPVKRSFTAGASEYLNDRTGIAVAVKGLGRKAFPDHWSFLLGEVALFSFIVILVSGTFLTFFFQASMAEVHYDGSYVPLKGVEMSVAMASTLDISFDVRGGLFVRQMHHWGALLFVAAIGLHMLRVFFTGAFRKPREINWVFGFIIFILALAEGFTGYSLPDDLLSGNGLRIIDGLVKGIPIIGTWTSFLIFGGEFPGTEIVGRLYSLHILLLPALLVALIGVHVIYVFIHKHTQFAGPGREPTNSVGPPILPIYAAKAGGFLFIIWGVISVIAAFFTINPIWNYGPYDPSPVSAGTQPDWYIGFADGALRLIPPGWEFVLFDRTWSFNILVPLIAIGIFLVLVVSYPFIEAWVKGDKREHHIADRPRNAPTRTAIGAAGVTFYAGLWAAASSDILATHFTLTIEGVTWALQALVVLGPFVAYFITKRVCLALQKKDREIVLHGYESGRIVKLPGGEFIEVHQPLDEFERWRLVSQENYEPLMLRPNSRGKITVGQRVRASLSRWFFEDRIAPVSKGELEASHSSHH is encoded by the coding sequence TTGAGCACCGTATCGACCCGATCACCAGCGCCTGTCAAGCGCTCGTTCACCGCGGGGGCATCCGAGTACCTCAATGACCGCACCGGCATCGCCGTCGCGGTCAAGGGACTCGGCCGCAAGGCATTCCCCGACCATTGGTCGTTCCTCCTCGGCGAGGTCGCCCTCTTCAGCTTCATCGTCATCCTGGTCTCCGGCACGTTTCTGACGTTCTTCTTCCAGGCGTCGATGGCCGAAGTGCACTACGACGGCTCCTACGTGCCGCTCAAGGGCGTGGAGATGTCGGTGGCGATGGCGTCGACGCTCGACATCTCGTTCGACGTCCGCGGCGGGCTGTTCGTGCGACAGATGCACCACTGGGGAGCCCTGCTCTTCGTGGCGGCCATCGGCCTGCACATGCTCCGCGTGTTCTTCACGGGTGCCTTCCGCAAGCCTCGCGAGATCAACTGGGTATTCGGCTTCATCATCTTCATCCTCGCTCTGGCCGAGGGGTTCACCGGTTACTCGCTTCCCGACGACCTGCTGTCGGGCAACGGACTCCGCATCATCGATGGGCTCGTCAAGGGCATTCCGATCATCGGCACGTGGACCTCGTTCCTGATCTTCGGCGGTGAGTTCCCCGGCACCGAAATCGTCGGCCGCCTCTACTCGCTGCACATCCTGTTGCTGCCCGCGCTCCTGGTCGCGCTCATCGGGGTGCACGTGATCTACGTGTTCATCCACAAGCACACCCAGTTCGCCGGGCCCGGACGTGAGCCCACGAACTCGGTCGGCCCGCCCATCCTGCCGATCTACGCGGCGAAGGCCGGCGGCTTTCTCTTCATCATCTGGGGCGTGATCTCGGTCATCGCGGCGTTCTTCACGATCAACCCGATCTGGAACTACGGACCGTACGACCCGTCACCGGTCTCTGCCGGAACGCAGCCCGACTGGTACATCGGCTTCGCCGACGGCGCCCTGCGACTCATCCCGCCGGGCTGGGAGTTCGTGCTGTTCGACCGCACCTGGTCGTTCAACATCCTCGTACCGCTCATCGCCATCGGCATCTTCCTCGTCCTCGTGGTCAGCTACCCGTTCATCGAGGCGTGGGTCAAGGGCGACAAGCGCGAGCACCACATCGCCGACCGCCCGCGCAACGCCCCGACCCGCACCGCCATCGGTGCAGCGGGCGTGACCTTCTACGCCGGGCTCTGGGCGGCGGCGAGCTCCGACATCCTCGCGACGCACTTCACCCTCACGATCGAAGGCGTCACTTGGGCGCTGCAGGCGCTTGTCGTCCTCGGCCCGTTCGTCGCCTACTTCATCACGAAGCGCGTCTGCCTCGCGCTGCAGAAGAAGGACCGCGAGATCGTGTTGCACGGCTACGAGTCCGGCCGCATCGTGAAGCTGCCGGGCGGCGAGTTCATCGAGGTGCACCAGCCCCTCGACGAGTTCGAGCGGTGGAGGCTCGTGAGCCAGGAGAACTACGAGCCGCTGATGCTCCGACCGAACTCGCGTGGCAAGATCACGGTCGGCCAGCGCGTTCGCGCCTCGCTGTCGCGTTGGTTCTTCGAAGACCGCATCGCGCCGGTCAGCAAGGGCGAGCTCGAGGCGTCCCACTCCTCGCACCACTGA
- the erpA gene encoding iron-sulfur cluster insertion protein ErpA — MSDTITQTAHGVKLSDPAADKVRNLLEQEGRDDLRLRVAVQPGGCSGLIYQLYFDERLLEGDAVVDYSGVEVVVDKMSVPYLDGASIDFEDTIQKQGFTIDNPNAEGSCACGDSFH; from the coding sequence ATGAGCGACACGATCACCCAGACCGCGCACGGCGTGAAGCTGAGCGACCCCGCCGCCGACAAGGTGCGCAACCTGCTCGAGCAGGAGGGTCGCGACGACCTGCGCCTGCGCGTCGCTGTGCAGCCCGGCGGATGCTCCGGCCTGATCTACCAGCTCTACTTCGACGAGCGCCTCCTCGAGGGCGACGCGGTCGTCGACTACTCGGGCGTCGAGGTCGTCGTCGACAAGATGAGCGTGCCGTATCTCGACGGCGCCTCGATCGACTTCGAGGACACGATCCAGAAGCAGGGGTTCACGATCGACAACCCCAACGCCGAGGGCAGCTGCGCCTGCGGTGATTCGTTCCACTGA
- a CDS encoding cytochrome c oxidase subunit 4, giving the protein MRANTVLFWILAAFFGFSAALYGFWSWIDDSDPGMEPAGTVALSLTTILAAFIAFYLGRVHKAQGAELPEDRLDANIDDGDAELGFFSPWSWWPILLAGSAALLFLGLAIGFWIAYIAVALGVISLVGWVYEYYRGNFAR; this is encoded by the coding sequence ATGCGCGCCAACACCGTCCTCTTCTGGATCCTCGCCGCCTTCTTCGGATTCTCGGCTGCACTGTACGGCTTCTGGAGCTGGATCGACGACAGCGATCCCGGCATGGAGCCTGCCGGCACGGTCGCTCTCTCGCTCACGACGATCTTGGCCGCGTTCATCGCGTTCTATCTCGGACGCGTGCACAAGGCCCAGGGCGCGGAGCTTCCCGAAGACCGCCTCGACGCGAACATCGACGACGGTGACGCAGAGCTCGGCTTCTTCAGCCCGTGGAGCTGGTGGCCAATCCTGCTCGCCGGCTCCGCCGCGTTGCTCTTCCTCGGCCTCGCGATCGGATTCTGGATCGCGTACATCGCGGTCGCACTCGGGGTAATCAGCCTCGTCGGCTGGGTCTACGAGTACTACCGCGGCAATTTCGCCCGTTAG
- a CDS encoding class I SAM-dependent methyltransferase has protein sequence MASCCGPDDPDRYDEVFDEEFARSVARRYRRNGLTPVERRIVDYVTSTGIAGASVLEVGGGVGELQRELLARGASRTVNLELSSAYEADARRLVEHAGVSGRVTRILGVDLAREPDSVDDADVVLLHRVVCCYPDAERLLGAAADRARHMVVFSHPPRSLLSRATVAAGNLMLRLRGRSYRGFVHEPAAMVAVLRRHGLEPRYRHRGLIWCVVGATRS, from the coding sequence ATGGCAAGCTGCTGCGGGCCCGATGATCCCGACCGGTACGACGAGGTCTTCGATGAGGAGTTCGCGCGAAGCGTCGCGCGTCGCTACCGGCGAAATGGGCTCACTCCGGTCGAGCGGCGCATCGTCGACTACGTGACCTCGACCGGCATCGCTGGGGCGTCAGTGCTCGAGGTCGGCGGTGGCGTCGGCGAACTGCAGCGCGAACTCCTCGCCCGCGGCGCATCGCGCACGGTCAACCTGGAGCTCTCGAGTGCTTACGAGGCAGATGCTAGGAGGCTTGTCGAGCACGCTGGTGTCTCAGGCAGGGTCACCCGGATCCTTGGCGTGGACCTCGCGCGCGAGCCCGACTCCGTAGACGACGCCGACGTCGTCCTCCTGCACCGCGTGGTGTGCTGCTACCCGGATGCCGAACGTCTGCTCGGCGCCGCCGCCGATCGTGCTCGCCACATGGTGGTGTTCAGCCACCCGCCACGATCATTGCTCTCACGCGCGACTGTGGCCGCCGGCAACCTCATGCTGCGCCTCCGAGGGCGGAGTTACCGCGGGTTCGTCCATGAACCCGCGGCCATGGTCGCGGTGCTGCGCCGGCATGGGCTCGAACCGCGGTACCGGCACCGGGGGCTGATCTGGTGCGTCGTGGGCGCAACACGAAGCTGA
- a CDS encoding DUF3043 domain-containing protein, translated as MAKQPHSTDEPGAETLEETQARLKAGKGAPTPSRAQQEAARKRPLVPNDRKEAAKQARAKAAESRERARVGMAVGDERYLPMRDRGPQKKYVRDYVDARFSVGEVLIPVMFAVILLTFIPSPEVQSIGILALWAFFLIAVADVVVLGFILQRKLAAKFGADKVERVRWYAAMRALQLRPLRLPKPQVKRGKFPS; from the coding sequence GTGGCAAAGCAACCGCACAGCACCGATGAACCGGGCGCAGAGACGCTCGAAGAGACCCAGGCCCGCCTGAAGGCCGGCAAGGGCGCGCCCACGCCGAGCCGTGCGCAGCAGGAGGCGGCCCGCAAGCGCCCGCTCGTGCCGAACGACCGCAAGGAAGCGGCGAAGCAGGCCCGTGCGAAGGCGGCAGAGTCCCGCGAGCGTGCTCGCGTCGGCATGGCCGTCGGCGACGAGCGCTACCTGCCCATGCGCGATCGCGGCCCGCAGAAGAAGTACGTGCGCGACTACGTCGATGCACGGTTCAGTGTCGGCGAGGTGCTCATCCCCGTCATGTTCGCCGTGATCCTGCTCACCTTCATCCCGAGCCCCGAGGTGCAGTCGATCGGCATCCTCGCGCTCTGGGCGTTCTTCCTCATCGCGGTCGCCGACGTCGTCGTGCTCGGCTTCATCCTGCAGCGCAAGCTCGCAGCGAAGTTCGGCGCCGACAAGGTCGAGCGCGTGCGATGGTACGCCGCCATGCGAGCCCTGCAGCTGCGACCCCTTCGCCTGCCGAAGCCCCAGGTCAAGCGCGGCAAGTTCCCGTCCTAA
- the ctaD gene encoding aa3-type cytochrome oxidase subunit I, protein MSTTTAPARPQTSSLPFGASKVERKGNILVRWITSTDHKVIGYLYLITAFIYFCIGGVMALIIRAQLFEPGLEIVQTREQYNQLFTMHGTIMLLMFATPLFAGFANVLMPLQIGAPDVAFPRLNAFAYWLFNFGSLMAVAGFFTPQGAASFGWFAYQPLASTTFSPGVGGNLWMLGLALSGFGTILGAVNFITTIITMRAPGMTMFRMPIFTWNTLVTSILVLMAFPVLAAALLAAGADRIFGAHIYDPANGGVILWQHLFWFFGHPEVYIIALPFFGIVSEIFPVFSRKPIFGYKTLIYATIAIAALSVTVWAHHMYVTGSVLLPFFALMTMLIAVPTGVKIFNWIGTMWRGSITFETPIIWALGFLITFVFGGLTGVILASPPLDFHVSDTYFVVAHFHYVVFGTVVFAMFAGFYFWWPKWTGKMLNESLGKWHFWLLFIGFHTTFLIQHWLGVVAMPRRYYSYLPEDNITWMNQLSTIGAGILALSMIPFLLNVYITARRAPKVTVNDPWGYGGSLEWATSCPPPRHNFTSIPRIRSERPAFDLNHPEAGIPVGIGPAKDAPQAPTYDAATEEIK, encoded by the coding sequence ATGAGCACCACGACCGCACCGGCTCGCCCTCAGACGAGCAGCCTGCCGTTCGGCGCCTCGAAGGTCGAACGCAAGGGCAACATCCTCGTTCGGTGGATCACCTCCACCGACCACAAGGTCATCGGGTACCTCTACCTGATCACTGCCTTCATCTACTTCTGCATCGGCGGCGTGATGGCGCTGATCATTCGCGCGCAGCTGTTCGAGCCCGGCCTCGAGATCGTGCAGACGCGCGAGCAGTACAACCAGCTCTTCACGATGCACGGCACGATCATGCTGCTGATGTTCGCGACGCCGCTGTTCGCCGGCTTCGCCAACGTGCTCATGCCGCTGCAGATCGGCGCGCCCGATGTCGCATTCCCGCGACTGAACGCCTTCGCGTACTGGCTGTTCAACTTCGGCTCGCTCATGGCGGTGGCCGGCTTCTTCACGCCTCAGGGTGCGGCGTCGTTCGGGTGGTTCGCCTATCAACCACTCGCGTCGACCACGTTCTCGCCAGGCGTCGGCGGCAATCTCTGGATGCTCGGCCTCGCCCTCTCGGGCTTCGGCACCATTCTCGGCGCGGTGAACTTCATCACCACGATCATCACGATGCGGGCGCCGGGCATGACCATGTTCCGCATGCCGATCTTCACGTGGAACACCCTCGTCACGTCGATCCTCGTGCTCATGGCGTTCCCCGTGCTCGCGGCCGCCCTGCTCGCCGCCGGCGCCGACCGCATCTTCGGCGCGCACATCTACGACCCCGCCAACGGCGGCGTCATCCTGTGGCAGCACCTCTTCTGGTTCTTCGGGCACCCAGAGGTGTACATCATCGCACTGCCGTTCTTCGGCATCGTCTCCGAGATCTTCCCGGTGTTCAGCCGAAAGCCGATCTTCGGATACAAGACGCTGATCTACGCCACCATCGCGATCGCCGCACTGTCGGTCACCGTGTGGGCGCACCACATGTACGTCACCGGCTCGGTGCTGCTGCCGTTCTTCGCCCTGATGACGATGCTCATCGCGGTGCCGACGGGTGTGAAGATCTTCAACTGGATCGGCACGATGTGGCGCGGCTCCATCACATTCGAGACGCCGATCATCTGGGCATTGGGCTTCCTCATCACCTTCGTGTTCGGTGGTTTGACCGGTGTGATCCTCGCATCGCCGCCGCTCGACTTCCACGTGTCCGACACGTACTTCGTCGTCGCCCACTTCCACTACGTCGTCTTCGGCACCGTCGTCTTCGCGATGTTCGCCGGCTTCTACTTCTGGTGGCCGAAGTGGACCGGCAAGATGCTCAACGAGTCGCTCGGCAAGTGGCACTTCTGGCTGCTGTTCATCGGCTTCCACACGACGTTCCTGATCCAGCACTGGCTCGGCGTCGTCGCGATGCCCCGCCGCTACTACTCGTACCTGCCTGAAGACAACATCACTTGGATGAACCAGTTGTCGACGATCGGCGCCGGCATCCTGGCGCTCTCGATGATCCCGTTCCTCTTGAACGTCTACATCACGGCGCGTCGGGCTCCGAAGGTCACGGTCAACGACCCGTGGGGCTACGGCGGTTCCCTCGAATGGGCGACCAGCTGCCCGCCGCCGCGGCACAACTTCACGTCCATTCCGCGCATCCGCTCGGAGCGTCCGGCATTCGACCTGAACCACCCCGAAGCCGGAATCCCGGTCGGCATCGGACCGGCGAAGGACGCCCCGCAGGCGCCCACCTACGATGCCGCCACGGAGGAGATCAAGTAA
- a CDS encoding alkaline phosphatase family protein — MLPVPAVSAPRLAGVLASSVASLQGVANPFELPSVTSAVIVLVDGLGAANVQARTGHARFLASRMAKRDVIRTVFPSTTAAAIASFATGRTPGEHGLVGYRVLDAERDRLVNQLSGWDDGMRPETWQRAPTLFEAAGAAGIASYAIGAARYHESGFTHAVLRGAEYRPAASIADRFAVAAELIADGDPALVYLYVPELDQAAHAYGWESDRWLTILEDLDGALGAFEARMPRGTGLLVTADHGVIDVPAHRHVFIDKHPELLADVRHVGGEPRCLALYVEPGLGDDATAALVDGWRAAEGHRAWVLSRDEAIDAGLYGPVAEEVRPRIADVLIAARSSIAYYDRREHDRRAEAMIGQHGSLSDDETRVPLVRGGAFTRA; from the coding sequence ATGCTACCGGTGCCAGCCGTCAGCGCTCCGCGGCTTGCCGGGGTGCTCGCCAGTTCGGTCGCGAGCCTCCAGGGCGTCGCGAACCCGTTCGAGCTGCCGTCGGTGACGAGCGCCGTCATCGTGCTCGTCGACGGGCTCGGAGCGGCCAACGTCCAAGCCCGCACCGGACACGCCCGTTTCCTCGCGAGCCGCATGGCCAAGCGCGACGTGATCCGCACGGTGTTCCCCTCGACGACGGCCGCCGCGATCGCGAGCTTCGCCACCGGGCGCACTCCCGGCGAGCACGGACTCGTGGGCTACCGCGTGCTCGACGCCGAACGCGACCGGCTCGTGAACCAGCTGAGCGGCTGGGACGACGGCATGCGGCCCGAGACGTGGCAGCGGGCGCCCACCCTGTTCGAGGCGGCGGGGGCGGCCGGCATCGCGAGCTACGCCATCGGAGCTGCGCGCTACCACGAGTCGGGCTTCACGCACGCGGTGCTCCGCGGTGCGGAGTACCGCCCTGCGGCGTCGATCGCCGATCGCTTCGCCGTGGCTGCCGAGCTCATCGCCGACGGCGACCCGGCCCTCGTCTACCTCTACGTGCCCGAGCTCGATCAGGCCGCGCACGCCTACGGCTGGGAGTCCGACCGCTGGCTCACGATCCTCGAAGACCTCGACGGTGCGCTGGGAGCATTCGAAGCGCGGATGCCGCGGGGCACGGGTCTCCTCGTGACGGCCGACCACGGGGTCATCGACGTCCCGGCGCATCGCCACGTGTTCATCGACAAGCATCCCGAGCTCCTCGCCGACGTGCGTCACGTCGGCGGCGAGCCGCGCTGCCTGGCCCTCTACGTTGAGCCCGGCCTCGGCGATGACGCGACGGCCGCGCTCGTCGACGGCTGGCGCGCGGCTGAGGGGCATCGCGCCTGGGTGCTGAGTCGCGACGAGGCGATCGATGCCGGCCTCTACGGCCCCGTCGCCGAGGAGGTGCGGCCGCGCATCGCGGACGTGCTCATCGCGGCGCGTTCGTCGATCGCGTACTACGACCGGCGCGAGCATGACCGCCGGGCCGAGGCCATGATCGGGCAGCACGGGTCGCTCAGCGACGACGAGACGCGAGTGCCGCTGGTTCGGGGTGGAGCGTTCACGCGCGCGTGA
- a CDS encoding putative RNA methyltransferase, giving the protein MSIDSTWLRCPNCLLDLTQIDVRVYGCAAGHRFDRAKHGYLTLLAPRAPRTIGDDREMLAARATLLEGGAYAPIGAALVDAVQATLPTGARSPLRIADFGCGTGYYSAVLARALPEAAFLLADRSPDAVRTSLRAHPDATGVVLDIWRPLPVRDAVVDVALNVFAPRNGPEFARVLRPNGRLVVIVPTDAHLHELRAEGALLDVPTGKADRVAEQLAVAGLGTRSTVPVEYTIEADASTRALLAGMGPSAHHAAELSPTGTTDGARTVTVSVELVVFERASVVS; this is encoded by the coding sequence ATGTCGATCGATTCGACCTGGCTTCGGTGCCCGAACTGTCTCCTCGATCTCACCCAGATCGACGTTCGTGTCTACGGGTGCGCTGCCGGACACCGCTTCGATCGAGCGAAGCACGGCTACCTCACCCTCCTCGCCCCTCGTGCTCCGCGCACGATCGGTGACGATCGGGAGATGCTCGCAGCTCGCGCCACGCTGCTCGAGGGCGGCGCGTACGCTCCGATTGGTGCGGCCCTCGTCGACGCGGTGCAGGCAACGCTGCCCACCGGCGCGCGGTCACCGCTTCGAATCGCCGACTTCGGATGCGGCACGGGATACTACTCGGCGGTGCTCGCTCGAGCGCTTCCGGAAGCGGCGTTCCTCCTCGCCGACCGCTCGCCCGATGCCGTCCGCACGAGCCTGCGTGCGCACCCCGACGCCACGGGTGTCGTGCTCGACATCTGGCGACCGCTGCCAGTGCGCGACGCGGTGGTCGACGTTGCGCTCAACGTGTTCGCCCCGCGCAACGGGCCCGAGTTCGCGCGAGTCCTGCGTCCGAACGGCCGGCTGGTCGTCATCGTGCCGACCGACGCGCACTTGCATGAGCTTCGCGCCGAGGGCGCTCTGCTCGACGTGCCCACCGGCAAGGCTGATCGTGTTGCCGAGCAACTCGCCGTCGCCGGGCTGGGCACCCGCTCCACCGTACCGGTGGAGTACACGATCGAGGCGGATGCCTCCACCCGGGCCCTCCTCGCGGGCATGGGACCTTCCGCACATCACGCCGCCGAGCTCTCTCCGACCGGCACCACCGATGGCGCACGAACGGTCACGGTATCCGTCGAGCTTGTGGTATTCGAGCGCGCTTCCGTCGTCAGCTGA
- a CDS encoding dipeptidase yields the protein MTEPLPTASASDETTARIDAIRGAVEAGFPSTIADLTRLVKIPSVSWPAFDHAHVQASADAVAELVRGLGVFEVVDIRRAPVAAFGDGDSATDAPELGLPAVVARRAARNGRPTVLLYAHHDVQPPGRDEDWDSAPFEPTLRGDRLYGRGAADDKAGVMAHVGAIRALTEVLGADLDLGIALFIEGEEEYASRSFANFLHENRDLLEADAIIVADSGNWDLETPAITVALRGAVAFNMRVDTLAHASHSGMFGGAVPDAMLAAIRLLDTLWDADGTVAVAGLTSAGLETPAYDEAQLRSETGLLDGVTPIGRGSILSRIWSEPAITVTGIDAPDVANASNTLVPGVRVRVSARIAPGQDAGEAFAAIRAHLEHNVPFGARLAFEDVDTGQPFLVDTSGWAVAETRAAMTDAWGKAPVEIGVGGSIPFIAELVDEFPEAQILVTGVEDPDSRAHSPNESLHLGVFKRALLAEALFLARLDGRDSTS from the coding sequence ATGACCGAGCCACTCCCCACCGCTTCCGCATCCGACGAGACCACCGCACGCATCGACGCGATCCGCGGTGCCGTCGAGGCCGGATTCCCGTCCACGATCGCCGACCTCACGAGACTCGTGAAGATCCCGTCGGTGTCCTGGCCGGCGTTCGACCACGCACACGTCCAGGCGAGTGCCGACGCGGTCGCCGAACTCGTGCGCGGACTCGGCGTCTTCGAGGTCGTCGACATCCGCCGTGCGCCGGTCGCCGCGTTCGGCGACGGGGATTCGGCGACGGATGCCCCGGAGCTCGGCCTGCCCGCGGTCGTCGCGCGTCGCGCCGCCCGCAACGGCCGCCCCACCGTGCTGCTCTACGCCCACCACGACGTGCAGCCCCCCGGCCGCGACGAGGACTGGGACTCGGCGCCCTTCGAGCCCACGCTTCGCGGCGACCGGCTCTACGGCAGGGGAGCGGCCGACGACAAGGCGGGCGTGATGGCGCACGTCGGCGCCATCCGGGCACTCACCGAGGTGCTCGGCGCCGACCTCGACCTCGGTATCGCGCTCTTCATCGAGGGCGAGGAGGAGTACGCGTCGCGTTCGTTCGCGAACTTCCTCCATGAGAACCGCGACCTGCTCGAGGCCGACGCGATCATCGTCGCGGACTCGGGCAACTGGGATCTCGAGACTCCGGCGATCACGGTCGCGCTGCGTGGCGCGGTCGCGTTCAACATGCGCGTCGACACGCTCGCGCACGCCTCGCACTCCGGCATGTTCGGGGGAGCGGTGCCCGACGCGATGCTCGCCGCCATCCGCCTGCTCGACACGCTCTGGGACGCAGACGGCACGGTCGCGGTGGCCGGGCTCACCTCCGCCGGCCTCGAGACTCCCGCCTATGACGAGGCGCAGCTCCGGTCCGAGACCGGGCTGCTCGACGGCGTCACCCCGATCGGTCGTGGCAGCATCCTCTCGCGCATCTGGTCCGAACCGGCGATCACCGTCACGGGCATCGACGCCCCCGACGTGGCCAACGCCTCGAACACGCTCGTGCCCGGCGTGCGCGTGCGCGTGAGCGCCCGGATCGCACCCGGTCAGGACGCCGGCGAGGCCTTCGCCGCGATCCGCGCCCACCTCGAGCACAACGTGCCGTTCGGTGCGAGGCTCGCCTTCGAAGACGTCGACACCGGTCAGCCCTTCCTCGTCGACACGAGCGGATGGGCCGTAGCCGAGACGCGCGCCGCGATGACGGATGCCTGGGGCAAGGCGCCCGTCGAGATCGGAGTCGGCGGCTCCATTCCCTTCATCGCCGAGCTCGTCGACGAGTTCCCCGAGGCGCAGATCCTCGTCACCGGTGTCGAGGACCCGGATTCCCGCGCGCACAGCCCCAACGAGTCGCTGCACCTCGGCGTGTTCAAGCGTGCGCTGCTCGCGGAGGCACTGTTCCTCGCACGGCTCGACGGACGCGATTCGACTTCCTGA
- the ctaC gene encoding aa3-type cytochrome oxidase subunit II: MRHNRRLRWAAIPIAASLSLVLAGCTQAQLNGFLPGFVAGEAPVTNHTERVSGLWVTSWIVLLIVGVITWGLTIWAVIAYRRRKGQTGLPVQLRYNMPIEVFYTIIPLILVLGFFAFTARDQAAIEERFAEDQIDVQVEVIAKQWAWDFNYVKEDVYSPGIQGQLSDEGPKGSLVQSELPTLYLPVGANVEIELESRDVIHSFWVVDFLYKKDMFPGKTNYMSFVPEREGTYAGKCAELCGEYHSLMLFNVEVVSQDEYDEYIESLRDLGQEGQLSNEYDRRQNLPGTGTPELQEEQEAE, from the coding sequence GTGCGCCACAATCGCCGTCTCCGATGGGCTGCTATCCCGATCGCAGCGTCGCTCAGCCTCGTCCTCGCAGGATGCACGCAGGCCCAGCTGAACGGGTTCCTCCCCGGATTCGTCGCGGGGGAGGCTCCGGTCACGAATCACACCGAGCGCGTCTCCGGCCTCTGGGTCACGTCGTGGATCGTCCTGCTCATCGTGGGTGTCATCACGTGGGGCCTCACGATCTGGGCCGTCATCGCCTACCGCCGCCGCAAGGGCCAGACCGGCCTGCCGGTGCAGCTGCGGTACAACATGCCGATCGAGGTGTTCTACACGATCATCCCGCTCATTCTGGTGCTCGGCTTCTTCGCCTTCACGGCCCGCGACCAGGCCGCGATCGAGGAACGTTTCGCTGAAGACCAGATCGACGTGCAGGTCGAGGTCATCGCGAAGCAGTGGGCCTGGGACTTCAACTACGTCAAGGAAGACGTGTACTCCCCAGGCATCCAGGGCCAGCTCTCCGACGAGGGCCCCAAGGGGTCGCTCGTGCAGTCCGAGCTCCCGACCCTCTACCTGCCGGTCGGCGCCAACGTCGAGATCGAGCTCGAGTCGCGCGACGTGATCCACTCTTTCTGGGTCGTCGACTTCCTCTACAAGAAGGACATGTTCCCGGGTAAGACCAACTACATGTCGTTCGTCCCCGAGCGCGAGGGAACCTACGCCGGCAAGTGCGCCGAGCTCTGCGGTGAATACCACTCGCTCATGCTCTTCAACGTCGAGGTCGTCTCGCAAGACGAGTACGACGAGTACATCGAGTCGCTTCGAGACCTGGGCCAGGAAGGCCAGCTGTCGAACGAGTACGACCGCAGACAGAACCTGCCCGGCACGGGCACCCCCGAACTGCAAGAGGAGCAGGAAGCCGAATGA